In Mycolicibacterium lutetiense, the sequence CCCTGCCCTCGACGCAACAGCCGCCGTGGGGATGGAAGGCCGGCGACCTCATTCGACGCGCCGCACACGCGATGCAGCATGCGCACGCACTCACGCCCGACGAGCCCCTGTTCTGGGTGACAGGGATTCGCTCAGCCCGGAACCGGCGCGCCGACGAGTATCCTCAATATTTCATCCGTGCAAGGCATTTCGGCGGCCCCAACTCGCTCAACAAGCTGATCGGGCGCTATGGACTGTCAATCAGCGAACCACACGACATGCGTAGGATCCGCAAGACGGTGAAAAGCGCGCGAGCCGCGTTGCTCGGTACTCTCAACGGCGCAGCCGGCGACGACCACTCCGTCGAAGTCTTCAGGGGACATTACGCCCAGACCACCACGGTTCACACCATCGCCGCGCAGACGGTCCTGCGCGCCCAACGCAAAGTCCTCGACCGTGCATCAAATGGACCGACGTTTATCGATGCGACGGCCGCCGACGTCGCCGCCAGCCCAATTGACTCCGATGTAGCTGCCCTCGTCGCGTCAGTCGCAGAAGAATCACCGACCGAGCAGCAGCTGACACTTTCAGCGTGCCGAGACCCCTACGAACCGCCCGTGGGACAGACAGGTTCGTTGTGCCACGCATCGCCGTCGCTGTGTCTGCAGTGTCGCAACGCGGTCATCTTCCGCGACCACTTACCACGCCTCGTCATATACCGCGACCTGCTAGATGACATCGAAAAGACCATGCCACCAATACAGTTCAGTGAAATCTACGGCCAGCAACGAGTCAACATCGACGCCGTGCTCAATGAATTCACCAGTGACCACATCGAAGCAGCGCGCCAACAAACCGCTCACCTTCATCGACCGCTCGGACAGAGGGCAGAACAGTGACCCGCCAACTCACATCACCGATCTCGGCGGCGTGGGATCCACCCTTCGCCGCCGACGAACCGGTCCTACCGGCTTCCCGCCGCATTGCACCCGGCCCTGAACCGCGATTCGGTGACATGCCCCGCTGGGATCTGACCGCCGGCGGAATCGCCCCCAACTTGAGTCCGTCTCGTGCGCATCTGCGGTTCGATGGTCTCCCCGAGGCATGGGTGCCGATCGCCAAGACGTTGGCAATGGCCATGCTGCAGCCGACCCACAGCATCCTTCGGGAAGCGCACGTCTACCGGTCCAACCGGCCCTACAAGATCAAGTCGATCCAGCACACGCTCGCCGAGCTCCGATACCTCGCGAGATGGGCTGAGGACCATGATCGCACCGCTGATCTGTCGCAATGGATCGACGACGACAGCGAGGCCTATCTCGCATCGGTCCGCGCCACCCGCGCGCCCACCGCCGAGCATTCCGCCAAGGATCTGCTGCGTCACCTGGTGGAATTCGGACCCCTGATGCACAACGGTGGGTTGCGGGTGACGGTGGGGGCGTCCAAGACCGGGAGCTCGGGCGAGATCAAGACCCCGGTTATCCCCCCGGACGCATTCTGGCCGCTGATCCGCGCCTGCTGGACCTACATCGATGTATTCGCCCCCGATGTCCTTGCGGCCCGCGAAGACATCGAAACCCTGGATGCCAGTCCGCATCCCGCAAAATGGCCAGCAGCACAAACCATCGACAAAGCGATCAACTCCTGGCTGACCTCGCCCGATGCCTTCATTCCATTGCACATCTACACGCTTGGACGCGGAAAAGCCGGCGAGATCAACTGGGACGGCCTGGCACTATGTACCACGCCGCGGATCCGGGCAGTCAACTTCTACAACGGCAGCGGACCAGCCCGACGGCAACGAGTCCGCGACGCGATCGCCGGCGGCGTGCCCACCAAGTTCGGCTACTCCTCCGTTCCACCCACCGTCGTTGATCGACCCGACGGGACACGTGGGCCATGGATCAGCGGATTCGACCGCGTCATCGTAAGCAAAGAGCTCACCCAAATCCGCAACGCTGCTTATATTTTCGTCGCAATCATGACGATGATGCGGGACAGCGAAGTCCAGGGAATCGCCGCCGGAGCGATCGGCACGCACTATGGCGCCCCCGCGATCACCAGCACTGTCCATAAAGGCCAGACGGGTGCGGGTACACCACAGCGCTGGTGGGTAAGCCCGCCGGTCGTTCGCGCCCTCGAAGTCGCAGAACGCATTACCCGTGACCCAGGCAGACTGTTCGGCAGCGTCCGCACTGGCGTCAACCGTGACCTCGCCGGGTTCGACCAGCACGAACAGATCCGGTTGTTCATCAACTGGGTCAACGACCACTCACCCCGTAACGGGCTGGAACCGATCCTCGCAACAGCGTTGGCGCCGCATATGTTTCGCCGAACCATGGCCGTCATCACCGCCAACGAACCTGACGGCGAGATCGCCCTCGGAATCACCCTCAAGCACAACGCCACACGAGCACTAGCCAACGCGACTACCAGTGGGTATGGGGCACCCACACCGGAGTGGGCCAAAGAGTTTGAACACCACGCCAAGGAGGCCGCCGCCGCAGAACTCGTCGCCGACTGGGCACGGCACGCCAACGGTGACCGAGAAGTGCGCGGCCCCGGCGCGACCACATTCGTCAACAGCCTCGACAGCGTCACCGACCGTGCGGGCAGCACCGCCGCGGTAGGCAACGAACGCATGCTCCGAAACCTGCTGCGCGACGAATTCGCCACCATCCGCCTGGGCACCCTCAACCACTGCCTCGGTGACCCGAGCAAGGCACTCTGCCTGGAAGGCGCGTCCGCCGCAGTTAAAGCTGGCGGACCCATCCCGAGCATGTGCCAACCGGCCACCTGCCGAAACTCGGTCATCACCGACAAACACCTCCCGGTCTGGCGCCACGAGGAGGCCGACCTCGTCGAGAAACTCAAGGACAAGAAGATGGCCACCGTCCACCGCCAGCGCCTCGAAACCCAACTCGCCGACGTCCGACGAATCACCCAGCAGGACCCCAAGTGACCGCCGTCAGCCCTGCGACGGAGAAGAAGCTGCGCGACGCCATGCAGCGACTCCTCACAGGCCAATCCAGACGGACCGACGGGCGGCTCACCAAAGCCAACCTGCACGTCGAAGCCGGTGTCAGCCGCGCCACCATGAACCGGGCCGACGCCGTCCTCGCCGACTGGAATACCGCTGTCGGCGCCCGGGTCGCACCGCGGGACTCCCAGATCATCGAGTTGCAGGGAACAGTCACCAAGCTCAAGCAGACCATCGCGACGTTGCGGCAAAGCAACACCGACCTCGAACGCAAGAACCAAGCCGCCGTCACGGTCATCGCAGAACTTCACGCACAGTTGCGTGCAAAAAATGGAGAGGTGCCGACTGGCACCGTCACGCCCTTGGCTGCCAGACGGAATCGTAGACGCTGGTAATCCACGTGCTTGGGGACATCTCAGGTCACGACTTCAGTAGTTCTGCACGAGGATGCGCAAGTCACTTGCTAATGTCGACGTTATAGAGTCGACATCTCGGATTGGAGGTAGCCATGACTGACGAGCAACGTAGACGTCGCCCCCACGGCGAGGTGAAGAACGCGATGCGCGAATACCTGGCTGGCAAGAAGGGGGAGCCCGCCAGCATCGCCGAAATCACGGCAGCCCTCATGCCACAGATCGGTGAAGCGCCAAAATCCTCGTACCGCTCCGCACTCCAGGATGAACGGTACTTCGAGCGCGTCTCACCCGGCGTCTTCCGTATCCGTGGCTAGGCGCATCGTCACCTCCTCGTCGGTGGTAGGTGAGACGATCCCGGGTATGGGCGGCGTGAACTCTCTTAGCGACCTCGCACGTCTCTGCGTGGACCTTGGCGCGGACACCGTGGGTGAGCTGTCTTCCGACGAGAAGGCGCTTGTCTCCGCAGCGGAATCCCCGTTGGTATCCGCCGCGGTGGCGCGTGCACGTGCAGCGATCAAACGCGGGGCTGATCCACTCGGTGACACGTACTGCCGCCTGTTATCTCCCGCCGAGCGCCGTCCACTTGGGCAGACATACACCCCGTCGCCGATCATCGCCGCGATGACCGCCTGGGCATCGGCGCAGGGCACTCCCACCCGCGTCGTGGACCCCGGCGCAGGCTCTGGACGGTACCTAGTCGCGGCAGCCAAGAAGTTCCCCAGCGCCTCGGTGGTTGCCGCCGAGGTGGACCCTGTTGCCGCACTAATGCTCCGCGCCAACATCGCCGTGCACGAGCTAGGTAACCGCACTGAGGTGCGCCTCGGCGACTACCGCGCACTAGATCTCCCTGAAGTTGATGGATCGACCCTGTTTATCGGCAACCCACCGTACGTCCGTCACCATCAGATCAACTCCGAATGGAAGCAGTGGCTCGTCGACACTGCTCGGGCACGTGGCCTGAAAGCGAGCGGACTAGCGGGACTGCACGTGCATTTTTTCCTTGCCACCGCGCAACTCGGCAGGCCTGGCGACTTCGGGACATTCATCACAGGAAGTGAATGGATGGATGTCAACTACGGCAGCCTGGTTCGTCAACTCCTGCTGGACGGGCTGGGCGGCGAGTCGATCCACGTCCTGGACCCTTCAGCCGCGCCATTTGCCGATGCAGCGACCACCGGCGCGATCACGTGCTTCAAGGTGGGCGATGCCCCAGCGTCGATGAAGTTGCGTCGTGTCGAGAAAGTGAGCGACCTAGGCAATCTGAGCAAGGGGCGCAGGGTGTCCCGCCAACGGCTAACCGAGTCGAGTCGCTGGTCCGTGCTAACCCGGGTTACCCCGAAACTGCCGACCGGGTACGTCGAACTCGGAGAGCTGTGCCGAGTGCACCGCGGCGCGGTGACGGGCGCCAATGCTGTTTGGGTGCAGCGTCACACCGACATTAAGCTCCCTGAAAGTGTCCTGTTCCCGTCCATCACGAAGGCTCACGAACTGTTCAGCGCAGGTGACCGTTTGGCGTCACCCAACGGGTTGAAGGTAGTCATCGACCTGCCCGTGGACCTGGACCAGTTCGACAGCAATGATCGCAGGCAGATCGACCAGTTCCTCCGAATTGCCAAGGGACGCAAGGTGCACGAAGGATATATTGCCGCCACACGGAGAGCGTGGTGGAGCGTTGGTCTTCGTAACGCAGCACCACTACTTGCGACCTACATGGCGCGGCGCCCACCCGCGTTCGTGCGTAACGAAGCGGACGCCCGACACATCAACATTGCGCACGGGCTGTACCCGCGGCAAGAGCTGAGCACCACAGTGCTGGACAACCTTGGCGCGTACCTGCGCACTGCTGTGTCGCTTACTGAAGGACGTACGTACGCAGGCGGATTGACGAAGTTTGAGCCGAAGGAAATGGAACGCATCGTGGTGCCCAACATCGACATGCTCACAGCAGGTGTCACCGCGTGACCCCAGCACCGTCACCCCGCTGGACCAAGGAGCAGTTCGCTGCTGCCGCCGAGGCTGCGCGAAGGGAATTCGTGGAACTGCGAATGCAGGAGCCGTTGGAGCAGTACCTGGATCGCTTTGAGGAGTTCCGCTTGACCATTGAGGAGCTGATCGAAGGCACAGTTGACCTGTCACAGATAACTGAACAAGCCGTAGACCTTCTCACTAAATCTTCCGACATGCTGACCTCCATCAGGTATCTCGCCGCTCCACCCATCAGCGAGGACGACCTCAAGGAGATCGCGGATACGCGACTGAGCACCAAACAGCTCACATCTGAGGATGGTGCTGGGGCACAACGGGTCATCGAAACGGTGATGCAGGGTCTCGACCGCAACCGATTCCCTTGGGTATCGGAGAACCGCGAGCCCACACCGACAGAGCGGGAAGTCGCCGTAATCTCCACGGCAGCGCTCATCGCTGCCCGAAAGGTGGAGACGGCACGGCGCAACGAGTCGAAGAACGAGCAGGAAGACCACGTCGCCGAATACTTGATCAGTCAGGGGTTCGTCCAAGTTCCTACCCGAACGGTGACCAACCTCAGCGAGTTACCGTCGCAGGGTGAATTCTGCCGCGAGAGCCTGTTCGGAGAACGCAAGGCCGACCTGATCGTGCGCCTCTGGGACGGTCGCGCTATGCCCATCGAGTGCAAAGTTTCCAATTCCTCCACCAACAGCGTCAAGCGCCTCAACAACGATGCAGCGGTGAAAGCCGTTCGTTGGATCGAGGACTTCGGAAGGAAGCTCGTCGTGCCCGCCGCCGTGCTTTCCGGGGTATTCAAGGTGCACAACTTGGAGTCCGCGCAGCAGGACGGCCTCACGATCTTCTGGGCGCACAATCTCGATGCTCTCGGCGCGTTCCTCGACGCGACCAAGCCAAAGGGGATATGACGCTTCGCTTCTGAACCCGGGATTTCAAGTTGCGCGTTCTCCGCAGAATTAGCGCGAAACCACGTCTAGGCGCAGGCCGTTTTGATGTCTCTTGAGACGTCAAAATTTCGCATAATAGCGGGATCCAGCACGTGCACGCCCTCGTCGGTGAGACCGCGGCCGAACGCCTCCCGCGACGCGTGGTCGGCGGCCCGCAGGATGAAGTCCACGATCTCGACTGGGGTGTAGACCACGCCCAGGGCCTCGGCCTGCTTGGCGAAGCCAATCTTGAAGAACTTCTCGTACAGTTCGGCGATCACCCGCTGCTTACCGTCCGCAGAACCGACCTCCGACGCACGGATCCGCACCGAGTCATAGAAGCCCTCTAGATGCGCCGTCTCGGCTTCGAGACCCGCACCGCCGAGCTCGTCCACCATCGTCTGCATCGTCTTGGATACGGGGTTGTGCGCAGCGAACTCGTGGCCGGCGAACAACGCGTCGAAGACAGGTGCGGTGATCAGGTGCTGGGCGAGTATCGAGATCGCATCGTCTCGGGTGATGGAGTCGTTGAGGTTGTCGCGCAGGCCCCGCAGGAACCGGTCGAACGCCGCGGTCACCTTCTTGTCGGCGCCGTCGAGCAGGGCGCCGATGCGGGTGATCAAGGCCGCCGCGATGTCGGCGACGTCCTTCGCCCAGTCCTCCCAGTACGTTCGGGTTCCGACCTTGTCGACGATGCGGGTGTAGATGGCCTCCTGCCACTCCGACAGGGAGAAGAGCGCCATCTGCGAAGCCAGACCACCACCGCCGCCGGATCCGTCCCCGTCGGTTACACCAGCTGCGGGGTCGGCAGTTTCGGTGCTGCCTTCCGCGGCGGTAGTCGGTCCTTCGGCGCCGAATGTTTCGGGGTTGTCGACGGTCGGGCCGATGTGCCCGCCGAGTAGGCGATCCGATCCGTGACCGGTGTCCGTGCCGGGGTTCGCGGTGTTCAGCGCGATCGAGTTCACCATCGCGTTGAACCGGTCGTCGTGGGCGCGCAGGGCGTTAAGAACCTGCCACACCACCTTGAACCGCCGGTTGTCGCCGAGGGCCTGCGATGGCGAGATCCCGGCCGGGACGGCCACCGGCAGGATGATGTAGCCGTAGTCCTTGCCTTCGGCCTTGCGCATCACGCGGCCGACGGACTGCACGACGTCGACGACGCTGTTGCGCGGGTGCAGGAACATCACGGCGTCCAGGGCGGGAACGTCCACCCCCTCGGACAGGCACCGCGCGTTGGACAAGATCCGGCACTCGTCCTCCGGCAGCGGCGCTTTGAGCCACTGCAGCTCCCGGTTGCGTTCCAGTGCGTTGAAGGTGCCGTCGACGTGGCGGACCTGCACAGCGAGATCCAGGTTCGTGGTGTTGATGTCGACGCCGTCGTCCTGGCTGTCGGTGAGCAATTCCCGGTACGCGTCAACGACTTTCGGAAAGAGTTCGGCGACCTGCTTGGAGGTCGCGATGTCCTTGGCGAACGCTACGGCCCGGCGCATCGGGGGCGCACCCGGTACGAAGCCCTGACCGTCGGGGGTCTTGCCGGCACGCTTGGCGAGCCCGTTCCAGCACCCGACGATCTTCGTGGCATCGTCGAGCCGCAGTTCACCTTCCCCGCCCGCCAGCTGCCCCTGCAGCGGAGCGGCGACCATCTCCTCGTCCACGGTGAGGACCAGAACCTTGTAGTCGGTCAGCAGGCCACGCTCGACGGCCTCCCCGAACGAGAGGCGGTGGAACTCCGGCCCGTAGTCCTCCTCGTTGTCCATCCCCGTCAACACGGCGGAGTGTTCCTCCGCCTTCGCCTTGACGTTCTCGTCGAAGATCCGCGGGGTGGCGGTCATGTATAGGCGGCGGTCGGCGTGGAGGTAGTCCGCGTCGTGGACTCGAACGAAGTTGGACTCGTCGTCGCCAGCCAGGGTGACGCCCGTGGTGCGGTGCGCCTCGTCGCAAATCACCAGGTCGAAAGGGGCCACTCCGAGCTTCTGCGCGTCCGCGACGACCGGCAGCGACTGGTAAGTGGTGAAGACGACGGTCAGCCCCTTGGCTCGCTTGCGGTGCTCCATCTCGGAGGCGAGCTTCGCGGCGTTCGTGGTCACCGGGATCGCGACGTCGTAGGTGTTGATGTCCTCCGCTGCGCGGGAGACTTTGACGTCGGAGCAGACGGCGAACGCCCGCAGATCCAGCTGAGTCTGTGCGGTCCACTCACGCAGCGTCTGGCTGAGCAGGGAGATCGACGGGACGGCGAATAGGATCCGCGCGCTGCCACCGTTCTCAGCTACGGTGCGCTCGGCGATCTTCAGCGCAGTAAAGGTCTTGCCGGTTCCGCAAGCCATGATCAGCTTGCCACGGTCGTTGCCGGCTGCGAAGCCGGCGAACACCTTGTCGATCGCGGTGGCTTGGTGCGGTCGTGGTTCGTGGCGGGTCGCCTCCGACACGTCGACCTGGATGTCGCCGTCGACCAGGCTCACGTCCCAGTCGATCGGCGAATCGGCGATCTCCGCCAGGCCGATCCGCTGCACCGGGGTCGTCTGATTCTCCAGGGAGGCCTCGGCGTTCGGACCCCACCGGTCGGTGGTGGAGATGATGATCCGGTTGGTGAACGGCTTCTTCCCCGACTCGTTGAAGAAGGAGTCGATGTCGCTCTTGGCGAGCGTCGTAGTGGGCTCGTAGAACTTGCACTGGATCGCGGTGTACTCGCCGGTGTCCCGCTCCCGTGCCACGAGGTCGATCCCGAGATCGATCTTGCCCTTGGGGCGGTCGGGCCAGTCGACCCACCGCCACACCGCGTCGTACTGCTGCGACAGCATCGGGTCGAGTTCGAAGTATCGCACCATCAGTTTCTCGAACTTGGTGCCCCGCTCGGAGTTCGACGGCGCCTCGCGGAACACCTCCATCACCTCATGGATCGTCCCCACCTGTGTGCCCCCTGTCCGTCGAACGCGTGCGTCCGATGAGCCTATGCGGCGGCCGCGACTCGGCGTCGCTGATCGATGAGTTGTGCGGTTCCGTGTTACCGGTTGTCCTTCGGCACCCGCTCCGGCGAGGCTGACCGACAGCGTCCTTTCATGTGGATACGCTGCGTTCGACGGGGGAGAGATCCGCCATAGTGGCGCCAAATGGCGGAGTGTCAGGCGTCGACGGTACTTACGATCGGGTGGACACTCCCGGGACATCGCCACGTCGACATGACAGGCACAGGCCGGCGAACACCACAAGTAGCTGGTCGTCATCGGTCGCCCAGGAAACCCGGGTGTCGCGGTCGTGTCGACCGCATCCGTCGCAGAGGGTGTCAGCGTCGTAGCCCTTGATGTTCTGGGTGTGCGGGCCTACGCACTCCCAACAGACACGCATGTGGTTGGGGTCCCAGCCGAACACCGAGAGGTTGCGGGGTCCCATGCTGGCATGCACACAGCTTTGGGCATCAGAGTTTTCAGCGATCCGCCGTGCATAAAGCCGATATCCGAGGTCCAGCGCCGCCTTCTCACGCTGCTTGTTCTGGCGGATGAACTCAGCTGTGGCGATACGGCGTTCCCACTCTGCAGGTGCTCGACCTGCGAGATGGTCCTCGAGAGTTTGGCGGTAGCCGCGGAAGATTACTTCACCTTTCGAGGGGGCGACGCCGACCGTGTCGGTGTCCTGGGGGCGTTGCGTGCTTGTTAGCCCGGACATCGGGCTGATGTAGAACCCCTGACGCCGATACCACTGAATGGAGTCCGTGCGAGTCAGCTCGACGTTGCCGTACAGGCCAACGTATTTGCGTGGCATCCGGCGAACAGTGGCATCTAGCAGGGCTCGTCCGATTCCACTGCCGCGATGGCCCTCATCCACGGCTAGAACATAGATCTTCCACCAAGGGACCTTCGCCGGATCGAAGGCCGGCCCCCCTTTCTGGTGCAGGACATGCAGGTTTTTATCCGTGGGCTGGCCAACACCGATGACGCCACACACGACGCCGCGGCTGTCGGTCGCCACCAGAGAAAGCCACTCGTGGGCGCTCGACCCGGAGCCCAACCGCTCTGGCCACGGATAATCGATACCGACATACCGCTCGATCAGCCCGATCGCCCGCTCGTTGTCACCTGGAGATGCCTCGCGCACCTGGAATGTTGTCCCCACAGATCCATGCTTAGCAGGCGCCAATGACAACGCGCGTCAACGCCGAAAGTGTCGGTGGACGGGGCGAAGCACACTCTGAACGCGCAGCCGTGTGGCGTCTGCCCATCCGCGCCCTGTGCCCGCGCAGCTGGATCGCAGCGGCAAAGTCCCACCCCTCACACGACATCGGGGAGGACTGGATGAGCAGCGGATGCGCTTCGATCGACGCTGTCAACGCCGCCAACGCGGCACTCGGTCACAGCTGTTTTCACAGCCAACCCCCAGTTACCGTGGCTCTCGAACCGTCGACCAGCGCTGGACTGTGCAGGCGCGTCTGGCAACCTGTCGATCGGCGAGGTTAGGCTGCGGCCGTGTCCACACCGGCTGTCCCCGATCCCGGCTCCGTGGCCGGGCTGGACCGTGGTGTGCGCGAACGGATCCTGCGCGCCGCCTCCGGTGCCCAGTCGCCAGGAACCCGCCGAACCTACGACAGTTCCTGGAGCAGGTTCGAACGCTGGTGTGCCGCGCAGGGGCATCAGGCGCTGCCAGCACACCCCGCGGTGGTGGCCGCGTACCTGGTGGATGCTGCCGACACGTTGACCTCCGACGGCCAACGTGCCTATGCGCCAACGACCTTGATCAAGTGGGTGGCGGCGATTACCGACCGACATCGCCAGAGCGGAATAGAGTTCGCGCCCACCCACCATGAGATGGTGCGGACCACCCTGGCGGGCATACGGCGCGAATATGCCGCCGCTGGGGACCGTCCCCGCAAGCCGCGGGCGCCGCTGCTCACCGATGATGTGCTGGCCATTGTCGCCGCCGCCCGCGACCAAGTCGGCAGCTGGGCCGACGCAGTAGCGGAGCGGCGCGACTCGGCGCTCCTGCTGATGGGATTCGCCGGTGCGTTTCGGCGTAGCGAGCTGGTTGACCTGCGGG encodes:
- a CDS encoding Eco57I restriction-modification methylase domain-containing protein, yielding MARRIVTSSSVVGETIPGMGGVNSLSDLARLCVDLGADTVGELSSDEKALVSAAESPLVSAAVARARAAIKRGADPLGDTYCRLLSPAERRPLGQTYTPSPIIAAMTAWASAQGTPTRVVDPGAGSGRYLVAAAKKFPSASVVAAEVDPVAALMLRANIAVHELGNRTEVRLGDYRALDLPEVDGSTLFIGNPPYVRHHQINSEWKQWLVDTARARGLKASGLAGLHVHFFLATAQLGRPGDFGTFITGSEWMDVNYGSLVRQLLLDGLGGESIHVLDPSAAPFADAATTGAITCFKVGDAPASMKLRRVEKVSDLGNLSKGRRVSRQRLTESSRWSVLTRVTPKLPTGYVELGELCRVHRGAVTGANAVWVQRHTDIKLPESVLFPSITKAHELFSAGDRLASPNGLKVVIDLPVDLDQFDSNDRRQIDQFLRIAKGRKVHEGYIAATRRAWWSVGLRNAAPLLATYMARRPPAFVRNEADARHINIAHGLYPRQELSTTVLDNLGAYLRTAVSLTEGRTYAGGLTKFEPKEMERIVVPNIDMLTAGVTA
- a CDS encoding XamI family restriction endonuclease, whose amino-acid sequence is MTPAPSPRWTKEQFAAAAEAARREFVELRMQEPLEQYLDRFEEFRLTIEELIEGTVDLSQITEQAVDLLTKSSDMLTSIRYLAAPPISEDDLKEIADTRLSTKQLTSEDGAGAQRVIETVMQGLDRNRFPWVSENREPTPTEREVAVISTAALIAARKVETARRNESKNEQEDHVAEYLISQGFVQVPTRTVTNLSELPSQGEFCRESLFGERKADLIVRLWDGRAMPIECKVSNSSTNSVKRLNNDAAVKAVRWIEDFGRKLVVPAAVLSGVFKVHNLESAQQDGLTIFWAHNLDALGAFLDATKPKGI
- a CDS encoding GNAT family N-acetyltransferase, giving the protein MREASPGDNERAIGLIERYVGIDYPWPERLGSGSSAHEWLSLVATDSRGVVCGVIGVGQPTDKNLHVLHQKGGPAFDPAKVPWWKIYVLAVDEGHRGSGIGRALLDATVRRMPRKYVGLYGNVELTRTDSIQWYRRQGFYISPMSGLTSTQRPQDTDTVGVAPSKGEVIFRGYRQTLEDHLAGRAPAEWERRIATAEFIRQNKQREKAALDLGYRLYARRIAENSDAQSCVHASMGPRNLSVFGWDPNHMRVCWECVGPHTQNIKGYDADTLCDGCGRHDRDTRVSWATDDDQLLVVFAGLCLSCRRGDVPGVSTRS